The DNA region ATCTCTTATAACATTAAGGTATATATACaagcttataaatatttaaatctaaggtaatgttttttattatatattagaTATAagtttgaattttaaattcatttttggatttttatgtttctgtatatatttacatacatatttataaataagtggttatgtatgtatgtaagtaTAAACACACGTGGAGACGAACGAATTTGTCTTTTCcgaattctttaaaaaacaCTTGCACTTAATTGCATCCAAATTTCCGTATAAAAGCAAACACTTATACGAACATGTGTACAtaccatacatacatacatacgtacgTTTATTTTAGCACAAAAAATGAGAGTAAAAGAGCTGATGAACTTAGGAATTTATACTAACCTTCAAGGAATTTCCTTACGGACTCCATTTTAATATCCTCCAGGAACTTTGACAACTGCTCGTCACTTTCACTTTCCATTACTTTAACTTTAAACTTTTGCAAACCAATCGAAACGCTGATGAAATGTGccagaagaagaagagcaaAGTAGAAGGGTCTAACGCGTGCTTGCTGTTAACCGAAAGATACTAACGCGTTATAAAAAATCCGCAACACACCATTTCAAGTCGAAATGCAACTCACTTTTCGTTCTATTTTCTGTCCCTTCCGTTCTTACTTTAAGAACATATTGAGATTATTGGGTTTCTGagaagaaattgaaattgatttaAGAACCACGTGATAAATGTATAACATTTCGTTCTTGATTTGAGAACAATTTTGGTTTAACCAAATTTTAAGTAcaaattcaacttgattcaatCACAAAGAGAACATTTTGAGCTCAAAAAATGCCGTTctcattttaagaacattttcaactcagatcagaacgtcagaattctctctgtgtagcGTTCTcccatgttttattatatgccgctttagctgccaagtagctaaaaaaaatgatattagtaCAAACCAAATTCTGTTGGCCAGaacatactttttttttgctagGGGACGTCCGGCAGGATGTGCATGTAGGGAGCAAAGCCTTTGACCtgttttttggcataaatTAATAACTCCTCAACTATGCAAGGTATTTTGATCATTTTTTTCTAGTGGTAGGCACACCCTTAGATTTCATTTAGAAAGGTGGTCGTGCACAAAGACACCGAAACTTTTCTGAGCTCCTCGGTGGAAAAcggacccgacgaaaagcgttagcagcctctcgctctctctcaGCTAAGTGTACTGGGAGCACTTAGGGAGTGCGGGGGTGATAGAGCTATTAAGGTAGCAACGCGtctgtttttatttgtatttgcttataactttttaatgaatggcgAATTTTTCTTGGTGAAATTGGCATGTTTTTGTCATGTAGTTGGACATTGATAaccaaaagaaaatattaaaaaatttgcttCCTAAGCGGGTTTTAGCGTTATGtgcgtttgtgggcgttagaacgGGCATGGCGCCCTGCtggaacaaacttgcgctgcgcaagaagctcaagaATCAACAAGCCAAATCCGTGATAGGTTGTACCAGATATGTCGGAAAGTACATAAGTAACACGTAAAGGGGAGGCTTTTCCGAtcctataaagtatattttcTTGATTAGGCTTGATTAGGATCCAAGCCAAGTCGACAaagccatgcccgtctgtccgtccgtataaCCTAGACTAACATTATCGATCCAATCGAATTGGTCTGTGATAGTTTTGCCATATAGTTATTAGATAAGGCAGATAAACAAGtgctaaattaaattttgatttgGCAGTTCCcgtataaaaacatatattttattttttcgaacTTGTGAATTGGATAGAAATTAGGCAATTCccgtataaaaacaaaaataaaatgttgaatcatattttttaattacctAAGTTATGAAATTGTGAAAAAGTGTCAATACAATTGTGCAAAGGCTATCTCTAAGATCAATTTACATATATGCAATGTACATTATAAAAGTACTGGAACATATTTGAATTTCGCAAATCCCGTTTCACGAAATGAGGTATTCCATATATTTATGAAATGCTATGGGCTATATGTTGAGATTATTTTAACAGCCTAATTCGTATCAGAATCAGTgatcaatttgtttttgtaaagtTTAAAATACTCAAGAGCTTTAAAGCTGTTCTAAAGCCTTGTTGCCTTATATATGAGGCAGTGCAGAGATCCGGGGTACCAGTTCGGCTTTCTCCCAAAGATGAAGTGGATTATTTTTCTGTGGTTCGTTTCAATTGTATCTGCATCTCGACTTCCAAATGGAGAGCTCGATTCCAACACCCGTCTATTGAACAACATATTCAATAGTCAAAATAACCAGGCGAATGTCTGCACCAATTACGCCAGGCACGCTTGCGGTAATTACGCGCGGGCCCACTTTAACGACCCTTTTCCGAATATGGACCAAATGCTGAACCACAAGATGAATAAGAAACTCATCCAACTGATGGAGGAACTGGATCAGAGCTCCCAGACGCCGGACTTCAACGAGACGAGTGTGGAAGCGAAGGTCTTGCGATTCTACCGCAACTGCCGAGAGGCCCCTCCAGAAACGCGTAAGATAGAACATTATTTGAAACTGGTTCCTCCGAGCGAGAGGCTCTCCTGGCCCCCGTTGACCCCCCCTAATACTTCCTGGAACAAGGATCACTTCATGTGGATGGAAACCCTGGCACACTTACACTGGTACGGCCTCACCAACGTTCTAATTAATACACGGATCTCGTACAATTGGCAGAACAGCGCGGAAGCTCTACTGATCCTCGATAGTTCTTTTCCTGGAATCCATTTGGGGAAAGCTCAACGAGTTCTTCGTACCCTGAGAGTGCCGTCGGAGAAGATTCACAATCTCTTGCGAAAGTTCAAAAGGCTGGATACTGATGTACAGAATCTTTCAGAGCAATACAACCTAAGAAGGCAAATCATGAGCGTAGATCGTCTGAACAGCGCAACAGGTTACGATTGGCAGAGATTCATCGAGATAATAGTTGGCACACAGATTCAACCCAACTTCCGGGTGGAAGTCAAGAACTTGGCCTACCTCACGGGCCTTACGCGACTTTTAGACTCCTATGACGCCGAGCTAGTGGCTTACTATTTAATGAGTCAGCTTGCCATCTTTCTACAGACGGACACAATGGGGGGTGAAGATCCCTTATACTGCATACAGGATGTGCGCCGCAACATGTACGTGGCCTCGAACCTACTCTACAAGGAACGCTTCCTAAAGACGCTGCCAATATACACAAGGGAAGTTGAAGAGGTCTTCGACGAAATTCGCTACCAGTTGCTACGGAAAATCGAACGCAATCGCCTTGGACTGAACGCTGAGCAGAAGAAAATGATCTCCAGGAAGGTACAAAATACTGTCCTCAATATTGGTAATATGCCTAAGGGTCAAGATCACCGGAGCTTCGCCGATCATCACTATGAGGGTCTGGACATCCCATCGACGGACCTCGACTTTGCTCGGGAACACATCAAGATGATAAAGTTCCGCACCGGAAAGGAGCACGGGCCTCTTCACCTTCCAGCTCTGAATTCCGAAGACGGTTTTCACATGCCCAACTACTACGCCACAAGCATCGGTCCTTACAATCATCGCATAGCGAATGTTATTATACTGCCATACGCTTATCTGCAGGAGCCGATCATCGTACCCGATAGCCACGATGTTTTCAAGTTCAGCCTCTTGGGATTTGTCCTTGGCCATGAGCTGATGCACGCCGTCGACAGCAACAATATCGTGTATGATGGCCATGGAAACATTAACGAAATAGGATTTGGAATCGGGAAATTGCCCCGCTTTGAGGAGGGATTGGAGTGCATGCATATCAGTTCGGACAAACTCTCCGAACGAATGGCAGATATTGGGGGTCTCGAACTCGCCCACTCCGCCTACTTCAAAAGCACTAAAATTAGAAACCCCATAGACTTCACCAACGAACTCTCTGCTGAACATATCTTCTTCCTAAATATGGCACAGTTTTTCTGCTCAGATGGCTTTCCGGAATACGATGCAGAACATGACCCAGACATGATGCGTTTGTCGTTAGTTTTGATGGGTGCCGCCCCGTTCCACCAGGCTTTTGGATGTCATCGCTATGAACCTCCGTGCCAGTTGTGGTGACTTCTTTATTATGTAAACTAAgattgaataaataaaaagcaagGAAACAGCGcattacatatatttttatttcatttgttattaaaaagtataaagaacgcgacggcctcgactatcagatacccgttactcagctacgggaagtgcgagggagatggaTTTGCACGCCCCATAAATACGCTACCTAGCGTCGATttctttatttgcttataactttttaatggatGGTCCGACTTAAACATTTAGACATGAAGATTGATATTGATAATCAAAACCAAATTCAATTTACAACTTAACAAAATCTTTAAAGATGTGGGCGCTAGACAAGTTTTAGCGCAccgggcgtaagagtgggcgtggcaccctgcatgcgctgcgcaagaatctcaagaatctgcatgccaagtctCAACTTTCTAGTTTAAATAGTTTACGATATCTttgcgttcatacggacgtaCAGACATACGGACATTGCTAGTGCGATTAGGCTAGAGATcctgaccaagaatatatgtactttatgggatcggaaaagcttccttaTACTTctacatactttctgacgaatctagtataccctttagcaccacgagtaacgggtataacaagagaGATGGAACAAAAAAGAAGGAACCGTAAATTTGAATACTCTTGCATTTAGTATCGATATATAATtatgtaattaaaataaattaacaaaattcaattaaataattatttatgatGCTTTCGCTTTAGatttttctcttttctttttttccagCAGTGTTTtatacaaattaatttgacTTATGATCAGAATTCTGAAATAATCAGCTGCTCCTGACCTCTGTGGACCCCAGCATATACTGCCCCTCTCATCATAGGCAGCTCTAGAATTCTTGGCTCTCCACAACCAAATTTCTGCTGCTAGTTGCCATTGTATCTGCATCTCGACTTCCAGGTACAAAGGCTGTAAACAGACGGCTACTGGACTACGTTCTCAGCcttcgaaaataaaaagaaagctTTTGAGCACACTTTTATGACCCTTTTCCGTATATGAACCAAAAGATGAATAAGAACCTTGTCCAACTGATGGAGGAACTGGATTAGTGCTCCCAGACGCCTGACTTCGAGGAGCCGTGGGCTTCTCTTGTCCCCGTTGCTTGCATTGCCCTCTCAAAAGGTTTCGCATAGTTTTGAAGCTTTCCTTAtcttttacatattttatatatgtttattttttttgagctGTTGCTGAAAGTACAAAATTAGTtctttgtgttttttgttaagctttttttcaattaatgaacatttttgataattgttttttaaattaatcgAATGTTGTTAATTACTGCGGCTTAGGTATACTAATTATCTTACTTACATAACTTATTAACTTATAGAATCAGCTGCAATTAGGGTCTAAATTAATAACTCAGAATGAAATGTGATTGCAGGGAAATCAAACATTATTACGAGTATTAGTTCAATGTGGCTTCAAATCTAGCTCGTAAATAAGGGACTAGATTTACCAATCTCAAATTAAAGTTATAAAATGGTGCGAggacaaatatttttaccccGTGGCTAAGGgtataatttttgaattcatGTATTGTGATCTTCTGTCTAaggaaaataaaggaaaacGGAAAAAATCAGGGTATTAGCTGACAGTACAAGCCGTAAGAGCTTGAGCAGCCAAATTTTCACTGAACACTGAGATCCGATATGTCCCCAAAGGTCCCAAACACCTCCAAAAAAGATTTAAGGAGCAAAATAAAtacctttaaaacttttaacgTGTTATATTATCGCAGTTTCTTTACAGAAACTTGGTTTATGAAAAGGATCAATCTCGACAGGAAATTGATCCACTAATTCAAATAAATAGATAGAGTTTTTACAAAAAACATGGCCCTTTAATTTTGACGAATGTTTTTGGGTCTCAAGAAAAACAAACCATCTTTGGCTAAAATACCTTAAAAGCAAGGAAGATCGCtctagtcgagtacctcgactatcagatactaAAGCTAGGTATTGTATtaagataggtattgacgagaccaatacatttcagttaagattttttttctagcattaaaactgtaggcaccacagttttggtcggcttgtgggcgttggagtgggcgtggcaccctgctgaaacaaacttgagctgcgcaagaagctcaggaatctgcataccAAATCTCAACTTCCTAGCtcttgtagtttccgagatctcagcgttcatacggacagacggacagacgcacATGGTTAGATTGACTCagcttgtgatcctgatcaagaatatatatactttgtggggtcggaaacgctttcttctacctgttacactatatcatatagctgccataggaacaatcggaaaattagtgggaaaataatatgaaacaaattatacctTCGGTGACTTAACATATTATCTTaaactattgggaatatcattttttatatttttaaatttaattattataactgcaagggtatacaaacttcgaattgccaaagttaacttcctttcttgttatatctTATGAAATAtgagttttattttgaattttaaattgatttgaCAGGCGACAGGCGAACGTCTGCTCCCAATATACAGGTATAAATAGACAGAACTATGTACATACCTTATTAttttacccttgcagagggtattatgatttcagtcagaagtttgcaacgcagtaatGGAGACAtttccgactccataaagtaaatatgtatattcttgatcagcatcgcTAGatgagttgatctagccatgtccgtctgtccgtctctcaaattttacaaaagtcttatatcttttgcaggtagtacataagtcggaaccagccggatcaaacaactatatcttatagctcccataggaataatcggaaaaaaaatgtaagaaaaatatttttttggtgttttttaacttataacctcctacgcttaaaaacaacattttttaattagttctgaatttcgaatttaattttatcaaaatcggacgactatatcatatagctgccatagaaacgatcggaaaattggtgggaaaataatatgaaacaaattat from Drosophila subpulchrella strain 33 F10 #4 breed RU33 chromosome 2L, RU_Dsub_v1.1 Primary Assembly, whole genome shotgun sequence includes:
- the LOC119547084 gene encoding membrane metallo-endopeptidase-like 1, with product MKWIIFLWFVSIVSASRLPNGELDSNTRLLNNIFNSQNNQANVCTNYARHACGNYARAHFNDPFPNMDQMLNHKMNKKLIQLMEELDQSSQTPDFNETSVEAKVLRFYRNCREAPPETRKIEHYLKLVPPSERLSWPPLTPPNTSWNKDHFMWMETLAHLHWYGLTNVLINTRISYNWQNSAEALLILDSSFPGIHLGKAQRVLRTLRVPSEKIHNLLRKFKRLDTDVQNLSEQYNLRRQIMSVDRLNSATGYDWQRFIEIIVGTQIQPNFRVEVKNLAYLTGLTRLLDSYDAELVAYYLMSQLAIFLQTDTMGGEDPLYCIQDVRRNMYVASNLLYKERFLKTLPIYTREVEEVFDEIRYQLLRKIERNRLGLNAEQKKMISRKVQNTVLNIGNMPKGQDHRSFADHHYEGLDIPSTDLDFAREHIKMIKFRTGKEHGPLHLPALNSEDGFHMPNYYATSIGPYNHRIANVIILPYAYLQEPIIVPDSHDVFKFSLLGFVLGHELMHAVDSNNIVYDGHGNINEIGFGIGKLPRFEEGLECMHISSDKLSERMADIGGLELAHSAYFKSTKIRNPIDFTNELSAEHIFFLNMAQFFCSDGFPEYDAEHDPDMMRLSLVLMGAAPFHQAFGCHRYEPPCQLW